A window of Pongo pygmaeus isolate AG05252 chromosome Y, NHGRI_mPonPyg2-v2.0_pri, whole genome shotgun sequence genomic DNA:
aaatagtcaTAAAGAATGCAACAATTTAAGACAATAAATAAGCACCCAAGTAGCTCAACAGACTTCAAGTAAAAAAAACTCGAAGAAACAAACTAAAACTTACCTGATAATTAAACTGTCCAAAACAAATACAAAGGGAATCCTGAGGATTttcaaaggaaggagaggaagtagCTAGTCATGTAAAAGGCACCCTAAAAATAGCCAGTGAATCGCTTATCTGAATAACCACTGAAAAGCAGTAGATTACTCACCTGAAAACTAAGATGATAGAACGTAGTAGACTAATATGTTCCAAGTGATGTCAGAAAAAACTGTCAAACCTAAAGCTTATAATCCACCAAATTGTCCATCGAAGGTGAGCGACACATTATGACATTCCCACACAAAAGCTGGCACCCTTTACAAGTAGACTACCCTTTAAGAAATGTCTTATGGAGTACTTCAGGGTAGAATGGACAGACATTCAAAAGCAGTATGAACAAACAAAGTTTAAGGTAAAGATAAatacatgtacaaatatataagatataatatttggccaggcacggtggctcatacctgtaatcccagcactttgggaggttgaggtgtgtggatcacgaggtcaggagatcaagacaacccaggctaacacggtgaaacccagtctctcctaaaagtacaaaaaattcgacaggcaaggtggcaggcgcctgtagtctcagctacttgggaggctgacacaggagaatggcatgaatccgggagatggagctttcaatgagccaagattgcaccactgcgctccagcctgggtgacagagtgagactccatctcaaaaagaaaaaaaaacaattaacaacATGCACTTCCACAAGTTGTTCTCCACGtaccttaaaacacaaatatatttaataaaaaaaactacCTCTAATTTCTGTTTTTGACATAAACTGAATAAAGGTATAATTTTGAGGACTCAATAAGTGAAATAGTGGAGGTACATTATACAGGAGTGAAGGTTTTGTATGTTACTGAAGACAAGCTAgggtaactttaaaaatgttataagaaTAGAATCTTCCATACAATCGTCATAGCAAccacaattaaacaaacaaacacaaaagagtaACAGGCAGGAAGAACGCTTTCTGTTCTACAACAGAAGGTTGTGGCTGTGGATTTACCTACTCTCACCTGAGGCTACTGAGCAAGCTATCATGCACCATAGCATAGCCGCTATTTCACACAATTTTCACTACACCAGTGGTGACGAAATAGAAGAGGTTCATCCATATGCAGAACCTGGTgaagaactggaggcagaaaggagTGGCTATGTGGAGACACAACTGAAACAAAGTTGGCACAGCAACTGCTCCAATCCTGTGTCTTTCCTCATGgcttcccaggagtttgaggttgaaaGTATTGTTGACAAAAGACGAGATAAAAATGGGAATACAGAGTATTTGATTCGGTGGAAAGGTTACAACCAACAGGATGACACTTGGGAACCAGAGCAGCACCTCAGGAACTGTGAAAAATGTATACTTGATTTTAATAGACgacagactgaaaaacagaaaaaactgacATGGACTAGAACCAGTAGAATTTTTTCAAACAATGCCAGAAGAAGAACTTCTAGATCTACAAAAGCGAGCTATTCTAAGAACTCTCCTACAACGCAAGTGACGGATAGACACCACAGATCCAAAAACAGCAAGTTATTTGCTGCCAGCAAGATCATTAGGAGGAAGGCAGCTTCACTTCTCTCCGACACACAGAATATGGAGAAAATACATTCAACTATCAAGACCCTTGCACCTGAAAGCCCCTTTAACGACAAGAAAACTGTGAGTGGCTTTCAGAAACTTGAGAAACTGTACCCTATTGCAGCAGATCAGCAGGACACGGTGGTCTTCGAGGTGACAGAAGGGAAACTCCTCCAGGACCCTTTGTCACGTCCTGGTGCAGAACAGCCTGGAATAGAGAACAAGACTCAGATACACCCACCAATGTCGCAGATGTCTGGCTCAGTTACCGCTTCAATGGCCACAGGTTCAGCTACCCAAAAAGGTATAGTGGTATTAGTAGACCCATTAGCAGCCAATGGAACAACAGACATGCATACCTCAGTTCCAAGAGTGAAAGGTGGGCAAAGAAATATTACTGATGACAGCAGAGACCAGCCTTTTATCAAGAAGATGTACTTTACCATAAAGCTAACAGAAAGTGCCAGCACATACAGAGACATTGTAGTGAAGAAAGAGGATGGATTCACCCAGATAGTGCTATCAACTAGATccacagaaaaaaatgcactgaatacagaagtaattaaagaaataGTTAATGCTCTTAATAACGCTGCTGTGGATGACAGCAAGCTCGTGCTGTTCAGTGCAGCTGGAAGTGTCTTTTGCTGCGGTCTTGATTTTGGGTACTTTGTGAAGCGCTTAAGGAACGACAGAAACAGAGCAAGCCTTGAAATGGTGGATACCATCAAGAACTTTGTGAATacttttattcaatttaaaaagcctattgTTGTATCAGTCAATGGCCCTGCCATTGGACTGGGTGCATCCATCCTGCCCCTTTGTGATCTCGTGTGGGCTAATGAAAAGGCTTG
This region includes:
- the LOC129025882 gene encoding testis-specific chromodomain protein Y 1-like; this translates as MHHSIAAISHNFHYTSGDEIEEVHPYAEPGEELEAERSGYVETQLKQSWHSNCSNPVSFLMASQEFEVESIVDKRRDKNGNTEYLIRWKGYNQQDDTWEPEQHLRNCEKCILDFNRRQTEKQKKLTWTRTSRIFSNNARRRTSRSTKASYSKNSPTTQVTDRHHRSKNSKLFAASKIIRRKAASLLSDTQNMEKIHSTIKTLAPESPFNDKKTVSGFQKLEKLYPIAADQQDTVVFEVTEGKLLQDPLSRPGAEQPGIENKTQIHPPMSQMSGSVTASMATGSATQKGIVVLVDPLAANGTTDMHTSVPRVKGGQRNITDDSRDQPFIKKMYFTIKLTESASTYRDIVVKKEDGFTQIVLSTRSTEKNALNTEVIKEIVNALNNAAVDDSKLVLFSAAGSVFCCGLDFGYFVKRLRNDRNRASLEMVDTIKNFVNTFIQFKKPIVVSVNGPAIGLGASILPLCDLVWANEKAWFQTPYMTFGQSPDGCSTITFQKMMGKASANEMLFAGRKLTAREACAKGLVSQVFLSGTFTQEVTIQIKELASYNQIVLEESKALVHSNIKLELEQANERECEVLRKIWSSAQGTESMLKYVENKTDEF